The sequence CTCATATCCTCGAAATACTTGAGAATATACTGGCTCATCAACATGCCGTTCTTGGGATGCGAACCGCGTATCCTGTCGAGAATCGGCGCAAGGTAACCGGGGACGAAGGCCCCCTGAGGTTTCCAGTCCGCAAGCCGCGAAGTTGCGATTCCCCAAGTGCCGCCGATCGTATCCCAGTCCAGTTCGCCTGCCTCACGAGCTGCAACGATGTAATCAAGCCAGTACATATAGGGCCGGAGTTCCCTGATGTACGAAATGCGGTTGGGATAGGGCGGCGATGTAATCAGCACGTCGAATATCCGGGCATTCCCGTTGCTCAGGAGCGTGAGATCTCGGCTGTCGTCCCTGATAATCTCCACGTTTCCCGCCGGATTGTCCCGGGCATCGGTGGCGACGGTGTCCAGGTCCCTTTTGAACTGCTCCGCATGCCTCGTGGCAGCCGGGATCAGCGGTAGAATATTGCTCTCGTTCTTCTCTTTGAGCGTCATGGAAACCCGGTTGAAACCGGCGTTGGAGAGAGCGATCACCGTTCTGGAAAACGCAACGCGAAGCAGGTCTCCGACTGGCGCACCGGTCGTTTCGTCGGCATACAAAGCCGCCTTCAACTGCCGGAGGAAAGCAAGCTCCGCACGGTCCCACCACTTGTCTATGTTCGCGATTGCCGGCGGAGAAGCGGGCCTAAGCCCCTTCCGGGCGGCGGCGAGAATCCGTTCCCCCGCCTGCAACAGTTCTTCAATCTCGGACTCGGAGTAGCGCCGGCCCTTGGTCTTTGCGAACCAAATCAAAAACGGGTTGATATCTATCGCAGTGCCTGCATGACCCTTGTAAGCGGCACAAAGAGATGTCGTGCCCGTGCCGGAAAAGGGGTCGAGAACGGCCAATCCTTCGCCTGTGAGATCGTTGAGAACCTGATTTACGATCTTGACGGAATAGGCAGGGGTAAGCCGAAGCCACCCGTGCCGACCATGCTCGCGGTTATGCTTGAAAGTCAGGTCTGCTCGCTGCCGCGCTC is a genomic window of Gammaproteobacteria bacterium containing:
- a CDS encoding DNA methyltransferase, whose translation is MAIPRARQRADLTFKHNREHGRHGWLRLTPAYSVKIVNQVLNDLTGEGLAVLDPFSGTGTTSLCAAYKGHAGTAIDINPFLIWFAKTKGRRYSESEIEELLQAGERILAAARKGLRPASPPAIANIDKWWDRAELAFLRQLKAALYADETTGAPVGDLLRVAFSRTVIALSNAGFNRVSMTLKEKNESNILPLIPAATRHAEQFKRDLDTVATDARDNPAGNVEIIRDDSRDLTLLSNGNARIFDVLITSPPYPNRISYIRELRPYMYWLDYIVAAREAGELDWDTIGGTWGIATSRLADWKPQGAFVPGYLAPILDRIRGSHPKNGMLMSQYILKYFEDMSRHFMAARRVVRPGGAVHYIIGNSVFYGHPIPSERLYEDLLRNAGFANVGSEIVRKRNSKKLLYEFHVRATA